A single window of Granulicella cerasi DNA harbors:
- a CDS encoding dolichyl-phosphate beta-glucosyltransferase — protein MTVSSSNPDMTERPPALSIVIPAYNEALRIEGTLERVVLAVAQRQWDAEVLVVDDGSSDETVEIVHHWMDRHHCIKLISNLGNRGKGFSIRNGLLQAQGRIVMFTDADLSAPIEEAERLFEALDAGADVAIGSRWLDKQRQIVHQPLYRRFFGRCFNMVTRLLIGLPYKDTQCGFKAFKREAAQVIFRLQTIERWGFDPEILFIARKLKYKIAEVPVTWGHDERSRISYLKDGLKMLEEMLQVRTNSVRGRYDEAIAAFRNTSTMVTPQVSVRTLLNAAEQAEAKR, from the coding sequence ATGACTGTGTCCTCCTCCAATCCGGACATGACCGAGCGTCCGCCGGCGCTCAGCATCGTGATCCCCGCGTACAACGAGGCCTTGCGCATTGAAGGCACGCTGGAGCGGGTGGTACTCGCCGTCGCGCAGCGACAGTGGGACGCTGAAGTGCTGGTCGTGGACGACGGTTCCAGCGATGAAACGGTCGAGATTGTGCATCACTGGATGGACCGCCATCACTGCATCAAGTTGATCTCCAACCTCGGCAACCGCGGTAAGGGCTTTTCGATCCGCAACGGTCTGCTGCAGGCACAGGGACGCATTGTGATGTTCACGGACGCCGATCTCTCCGCTCCGATCGAAGAAGCCGAGCGACTCTTCGAGGCGCTGGATGCCGGTGCGGACGTGGCGATCGGTTCTCGCTGGCTCGACAAGCAGCGCCAGATCGTTCACCAGCCTTTGTATCGCCGCTTCTTTGGCCGCTGCTTCAACATGGTGACGCGTCTGCTGATCGGCTTGCCGTACAAGGACACGCAGTGCGGCTTCAAGGCGTTCAAGCGCGAGGCGGCACAGGTGATCTTCCGCCTGCAGACCATCGAGCGCTGGGGCTTCGATCCGGAGATTCTCTTCATCGCCCGCAAGCTGAAGTACAAGATCGCGGAAGTGCCCGTGACCTGGGGACACGATGAGCGTTCGCGCATCTCGTATCTCAAGGACGGTCTGAAGATGCTGGAAGAGATGTTGCAGGTCCGCACGAACTCCGTCCGCGGTCGCTACGACGAAGCCATTGCCGCGTTCCGCAATACGTCCACGATGGTGACGCCGCAAGTGAGCGTGCGCACGCTGCTGAACGCAGCTGAGCAGGCCGAAGCCAAGCGCTAG